Below is a window of Longimicrobium terrae DNA.
CGCCGGGCTGATCCCCGCCGCCGCGCCGGACTCGAACCGCCGTCATCCGCCATCCCCGCCGGACCCGATCCGCGCCCTTTCCCGTCAGGGACGACCCGGACCCGTTCCCGATATTCGCGCCCGAACCGCTCACCCGGAGGCGGCGGATCGGCGCGGGCGGCGGAGGGCGCAGAACTCCGCGCGCGTCCTTCGCTTGCCGCTCCCCGGAACAAACCCTACCTTCGGGCCGGTACTAGCGGCGGTTCCCGGCCTGGGGACCGCCCGTACGCCGCGGCGGACCGGTTCCGCCGCTTCGTTTTTTTCATCGACCGCAAGACCAACGATGACGCGAGTTCCGCGCACCGCGCTTCTGCTGGCCGCCGCCTTCGTGGCGCTGGCCCGTTCCGCCTCGGCCCAGAGCGTTCCGTCGCCCATCCGCGACGTGACAACCACCCAGGGCGTGCACGTCTTTACCGGGATCATGTTTCCCGAGCGGGGCGTGCAGATCACCGACAGCACCGAGGTCAACTTCGGGCCCAAGGTCGCCCCGCTGGTGGGCGTTTCGTACGAACTGCGCGCCACCGGCGGCCTGAACTTTCAGCTGGCCGTCAGCTTCAGCCCCAGCGAGCGCCGCCTGTTCACCCCCGAGTACGTGGCCGACTCCACCCTCGTGGAAGCCATCGACACCGGCGTGGACGTGCCCAGCGCCATCCTCATGACCGACGCGGCGCTTCTGTTTCACCTCACGGGGCCGCGCACCTGGCACGGCCTGGCGCCGTACGTGCTGGCCGGCGGCGGCATCGTGGCCGACATTCGCGGAACGCTGCAGGACGAGGCCGACCTGGACCTGGAAGGCGGAGAGCTGTACCGCTTCGGCCCCACGTTTGCGTTGCGTACCGGCGTGGGTACCGACTGGTTCGTCGGCGACAACCTGTCCATCCGCGCGGAACTGCAGGGCCGGCTGTGGCGCACCTCGCCGCCCGACGCGTTCGTGCTTCCCGTCCGGGACCTCTCGGAGTGGAACCAGGTGGGCGCGTTGACCGTCGGGGGTGTGTTCCACTTCTAAGCAAGCGTCAGGAGGGCGGCATGGCCGCGAAGTACACGGGGGACATCTTCGATTTTTCGGGGATGACGGACGACGAGCTGTACGACGCGGTTGTGCAGCACCTGCAGGAGCACCCGGAACTGGACGCGGGGTGGATCGAGGTGCGCGTCGACGCGGGCCACGTGACGCTTTCCGGCCGCGTGGGCGCGGATTCCGAAATCTCCGTCGCCGAGCAGGTCGTCACGGAGCTGATGGGGATTCAGGAGTTCACCAACGAACTCATGGTCGATGAACTGCACCGCGGCCAGGCGCCCGAGGCGGCGGACGATTCGGTGATGCTGGACATGGAGACCGATTCGCAGATGGGCGACGTGAACGACAGCCAGTCCGACACCGCGTCCCACCTGGTGGAGAACCTTCAGGGGCAGATGTACGGCACCCACAGCGTGCAGGAAGCCGTGGAAGAGGGCGCGTCGTACGAGCCGCCCGACCGTCCGCTGGGCGAAGGCTACGGCTCGCGCGAAAGCCACTGAGCCGGTCGCGTTACTCCGATGTGAAAAGCGGGTCCCGGGCTTCGGCGCGCCGGGACCCGCTTTTTCGTTCGTGCCGCCGGATCCGCAACTGCCGTTTCACACGGAGGCCACGGAGGATGCACGGAGGTCACGGAGGAACGGCAACAGCAAGTCTCACGCAGAGAAGCAGAGCAGCAGAGGGAACTTCTCCGCGGCTCTGCTTCTCTGTGTGAGACCCTTGTTGTCGTTTTCCGGATGTGAATCCCGGGCTCAGGGCTCGGTGCTGCTTCCGGACGAGGTCTGGGGAAGAAGGTCGCCGTGCGCGTCACCCGGGCCCTGGGCATTCACCGTCAGCCGGGTGATCACGCCGCGCACGCCTTCCGTCTCCCACGCATCGTCCCAGGCGTAGCGAGCTTCCAGAAAGTCGTCCACCTCGCCCGTAAGCGTCACCACGCCCTCTTCCACCGACACCTGGATGCGGTCCACGTCCAGCCACACGTCCTCGAACAGGCGCTGGCGAACGGCGTCCAGGATCTCGTCGTCATCCAGTTCCACGTCGGTGTCGTCCAGCTCGTAGCCCCAGCGGTCACCGTGGTGCGGCTCGCGGTTCAGCTCCGGATGACGCTGGTACGCGGACGGCGGCAGAAACGGCGCGTTCGCGTTCCCGCCCCCGAAGTCCCCGCCGTAGCCGGCCCACCCGCGTCCCCGCGACGGGGCCGCGCCGCCGCCGCCGTATCCCCCGCCCTGCACGGGATACGGATCGAATCCGGGGTAGCTCTCCCCGTACACGCCACGATCGTAGCGGTCCGGCTGCTCCCATCGGCCGTACCGCGGCTGCCCGCCGCCCTGCCCGCCACGAAATCCGTCGTAGCCGCCGCGGCGCGCCGGTCCCGGCTGCCGTTCCCATCCACCGCCAAAGCTGTACGGATCGTACCCGCGCATTGCTCCCCCTCACACAAGGTCCCCGGTCAGTTCCCGGGCGGCCGGGCGCGCAAGACCCGTTCCGGCGCCGGGTTGATCCGCCGCACCGGCGCGGGTTAGGTTGCGCCCGCACCCCGAACCCCGCACCCATGCCGCCGCCAGCCGAACTTTCTGCCCCCGAACCGCTGGGCGTCCTGCTGGCCGGGGGCGCCAGCCGCCGCTTCGGTTCGTCCAAGGCATTCGCGCGCGTCGGCGGGCGCACGCTGGCGGAGCGCGCGCGCGACACGCTGGCGGCCGCGCTCCCCCAACTTGTCGTCGTCGCCAACGAGGCGGGATACGAGGGTCTGGGCCTCCCCGTCCACCCGGACGACCGGGCCGGGGTGGGGCCGCTGGGCGGATTGGCGACCGCGCTCCGCCTCGCCGTGGAGGCCGGGCGTCCGGGGGTGATCGTCATCGCCTGCGACACGCCGTTCATCCCGGAGGCGCTGCTGCGCGCGCTGTCGGACCGGGCCCGGGCGGATGACGTGGACGCCGTCGTGCCCGAGAGCACCGGGCGGCGCGGGATGGAGCCGCTGTGCGCGTGGTATTCCGTCCGCGCGCTGGCGGCAATCGACCGAATGATGGACGAGGATGACCTCGCGCTCCATCACCTGCCGGAGCGGGTTCGCACCGCGCGCATTCCCCTGCACGAGGTGCGCGCGATGGGCGATCCGGCGCGCATCTTCTTCAACGTGAACACCTTGGACGACCTGAACTCGGCGGAAGACATGGAGCGCGCCGTGCCGCCCGCGGTGTGCATCGTCGGGCGCAAGAACAGCGGAAAGACGACGCTGGCGGTCGCCGTGCTGGCGGAACTGCGGCGGCGCGGGCTACGCGTGGCCAGCATCAAGCACGGCCATCACGACTTCGAGACGGACCAGCCCGGGCGCGACAGCTGGCGCCACTTCCACGAGGGCCAGGCGGAAGCGACCATCATGGCGGGAACGGGCAAGATCGCGCTCACCATGCGGATGGACGGCGACCCCGATCCGCGCGCGCTGGTCCGCGACTTCTTTGCGGGGCGCGGCTACGACGGGGTGCTGGTCGAGGGATGGAAGCACGGACCGTTTCCGCGCATCGAAGTATTCCGCCGCGCCGTGCACGATCGTCCCCTCCACGACCCCGCCCAGCCCGATCCGCTGCTGATCGCGATTGTGACGGATACGGAGATGGAGGCCGCAGTGCCCGTCATCGTCATGGACGCGGATCCCGCGGGCGAGCATGTGCGGCGGGTGGCGGATCAGGTGCAGGCGGTCTTCCGGGTCGGAGGCGGCGATGGGCGCTGATCGCGTGGCGGACTGGATCAGCGGCGGCCAGGCGCTGCGGCGGATGGTGGACGGCGTGCCGCGGCTGGCGGCGGAGGTGCGTCCGCTGCTGGATACGCTCGGCCGGGTGCTGGCGGAAGACGTGATCTCGCCGGTGGACCTGCCGCCGTGGGACAACAGCGCCATGGATGGATTCGCCGCCCGCGCCGACGACGTGCGCGGCGCATCCGGGGCCTCTCCCGTCACCCTGCGCGTGGTGGACGACGTGCCGGCCGGGCACTTCGCCGCGCGCGCCGTCGGCCCCGGCGAGGCGATCCGCATCATGACCGGCGCGCCGGTACCGCTGGGCGCGGATGGCGTGATCCGGGTGGAGCACACCGACGGCGGCACCGCGATCGGCACGGCGGAGGGGCGCGTGGTGATCCGCTCGGACGCGGACGCGGGGCGCAACGTCCGACCGCGGGGCGAGGACGTCCGCGCGGGCAGCACCGTCCTGCGCGCGGGCGACGTGCTGACGCCGGGCGCGCTGGCGGTGGCGGCGGGCGCGGGGCGCGACTCCCTTTCCGTCATCCGCCGGCCGCGCGTGGCCATCCTCGCCTCCGGCGATGAGCTGGTGACGATGGCGGAATACGATCAGGTGCTCGCCGGGCGGCGCATCGTATCCACCAACAGCTACGCGCTCGCCGCCCAGCTCGCGGAGGCGGGAATGGAGGCGGTGGTGCTGGGGATCGCGCGGGACACGCGCGCCAGCCTGCGTGAGCACCTGGCCGCCGCCGCAGGGTGCGACGCACTGATCACGACAGCGGGCATCAGCGTGGGCGAGCACGAC
It encodes the following:
- a CDS encoding BON domain-containing protein, translating into MAAKYTGDIFDFSGMTDDELYDAVVQHLQEHPELDAGWIEVRVDAGHVTLSGRVGADSEISVAEQVVTELMGIQEFTNELMVDELHRGQAPEAADDSVMLDMETDSQMGDVNDSQSDTASHLVENLQGQMYGTHSVQEAVEEGASYEPPDRPLGEGYGSRESH
- the glp gene encoding gephyrin-like molybdotransferase Glp codes for the protein MGADRVADWISGGQALRRMVDGVPRLAAEVRPLLDTLGRVLAEDVISPVDLPPWDNSAMDGFAARADDVRGASGASPVTLRVVDDVPAGHFAARAVGPGEAIRIMTGAPVPLGADGVIRVEHTDGGTAIGTAEGRVVIRSDADAGRNVRPRGEDVRAGSTVLRAGDVLTPGALAVAAGAGRDSLSVIRRPRVAILASGDELVTMAEYDQVLAGRRIVSTNSYALAAQLAEAGMEAVVLGIARDTRASLREHLAAAAGCDALITTAGISVGEHDHVVAALEELRTDLAFWRVLIRPGSAMAFGRVEGLGGIPWFGLPGNPVSTMATFALFVRPALLRMAGHARVHLPSVEATFDATYAARGELMNFPRVRLQRAAQDAFTATLTGGQGSGMASSMAAADGLAIVDAGRDVRPGDAVRVVLLSGAPLTENAPF
- a CDS encoding BON domain-containing protein; the protein is MRGYDPYSFGGGWERQPGPARRGGYDGFRGGQGGGQPRYGRWEQPDRYDRGVYGESYPGFDPYPVQGGGYGGGGAAPSRGRGWAGYGGDFGGGNANAPFLPPSAYQRHPELNREPHHGDRWGYELDDTDVELDDDEILDAVRQRLFEDVWLDVDRIQVSVEEGVVTLTGEVDDFLEARYAWDDAWETEGVRGVITRLTVNAQGPGDAHGDLLPQTSSGSSTEP
- the mobB gene encoding molybdopterin-guanine dinucleotide biosynthesis protein B, coding for MPPPAELSAPEPLGVLLAGGASRRFGSSKAFARVGGRTLAERARDTLAAALPQLVVVANEAGYEGLGLPVHPDDRAGVGPLGGLATALRLAVEAGRPGVIVIACDTPFIPEALLRALSDRARADDVDAVVPESTGRRGMEPLCAWYSVRALAAIDRMMDEDDLALHHLPERVRTARIPLHEVRAMGDPARIFFNVNTLDDLNSAEDMERAVPPAVCIVGRKNSGKTTLAVAVLAELRRRGLRVASIKHGHHDFETDQPGRDSWRHFHEGQAEATIMAGTGKIALTMRMDGDPDPRALVRDFFAGRGYDGVLVEGWKHGPFPRIEVFRRAVHDRPLHDPAQPDPLLIAIVTDTEMEAAVPVIVMDADPAGEHVRRVADQVQAVFRVGGGDGR